One region of Chanodichthys erythropterus isolate Z2021 chromosome 17, ASM2448905v1, whole genome shotgun sequence genomic DNA includes:
- the kcne4 gene encoding potassium voltage-gated channel subfamily E member 4: MELVHNASAVSSQQTNRIPLPGASDNNAYLYIVIVVSFYGVFLIGIMLGYLRTKRREKRRTNAFTRLLHEEEQREWGASQKKHSFSLPAFPALRSTPVPFMLTNGRALEGGRVLAPLACALCSVEQSSVSSLSSVTDVRFAIEEESDSGGHEEPQKSDHNRDGSSGENLKGTL; this comes from the coding sequence ATGGAGTTGGTTCACAACGCTTCCGCGGTTTCATCGCAGCAGACCAACAGAATCCCTTTGCCCGGTGCAAGCGACAATAATGCGTACCTATACATTGTCATCGTTGTGTCCTTCTACGGAGTCTTCCTCATTGGGATCATGCTCGGTTACCTGCGCACCAAACGGCGCGAGAAGAGGCGCACGAACGCGTTTACACGGCTTCTGCACGAAGAGGAGCAGCGCGAGTGGGGCGCGAGCCAGAAGAAGCACAGTTTCAGCCTGCCCGCATTTCCCGCGCTGCGCTCCACGCCGGTTCCGTTCATGCTGACTAACGGCCGCGCGCTGGAAGGCGGAAGGGTTCTCGCGCCACTGGCATGCGCGCTGTGCTCGGTGGAGCAGAGCAGCGTGAGCTCCCTCAGCTCCGTCACAGATGTGCGCTTCGCCATCGAAGAGGAGTCGGACAGCGGCGGACACGAGGAGCCACAGAAATCGGACCACAACAGAGACGGATCGTCCGGGGAAAACCTCAAAGGAACACTCTGA